One stretch of Flavobacterium sp. 9 DNA includes these proteins:
- a CDS encoding cation:proton antiporter, with product MIEFFKHFIHEFELPLTNPVLIFSLILFIILLSPILLKKINIPGIIGLIISGVIIGPHGLNILAKNSAVDLFSTIGLLYIMFIAGLELDMNEFKANRNKSLLFGFFTFIFPLSIGFPVCFYLLNYDFNASFLTASMFATHTLVAYPIVSKLGIAKNQAVAITVGGTILTDTAVLIILAIIMGSSQGNLNQAFWIKLTVSLAIFSAIMFFVIPRIAKWFFKKLESEKHAHYIFVLSVVFFAAFLAEVAGVEPIIGAFVAGLALNPLIPHSSALMNRIEFIGNALFIPFFLISVGMLVDISVILSGPTALIVAGTLSVVAIFGKWIAAFFTQIVFKYTKTERQLIFGLSSAHAAATLAVILVGFKAKILDENILNGTIILILITCIVASFATEKAAKKIAICEEEISHEEANSDEILDEHILIPLAKTSATASLLDFALLIKDKKSANPVTLLTIVPNNDQAEKNILKYRKAVDKFVIQGSASEVKINTIARIDHNPASGIARTSKEIMSDIVIVGWPRKTGFLDKIFGENVDSIINNVDKSLFICRFQKTFIEEKRLVFICPPFSERGVGFHLLLQKICRLSQELSIPIVIYAEYKTHQAIQQIATKLKLNAKLGFKSILDWDNFESISDEIKPTDLIVFNLSRKGSVSYHSIFDKLPQKFERSFNDNNLILVYAQEDRKETSMDAYEDFTATPLTKGLEAIEQIGRGLGNILKKS from the coding sequence ATGATAGAATTTTTCAAGCATTTCATACACGAATTCGAATTACCGCTTACTAACCCAGTATTGATTTTTTCGTTAATACTTTTTATTATACTCTTGTCCCCAATTTTACTTAAAAAAATTAATATTCCGGGAATTATCGGGCTTATTATTTCGGGTGTAATCATTGGACCTCACGGATTAAATATCCTGGCAAAAAATTCTGCCGTCGATTTATTTTCGACAATTGGACTTCTCTATATTATGTTTATTGCTGGACTTGAACTCGATATGAATGAGTTTAAAGCCAATCGAAATAAGAGTTTATTATTCGGATTTTTTACTTTCATTTTTCCGCTTTCGATAGGATTTCCGGTTTGTTTTTATTTACTGAATTACGATTTTAATGCCAGTTTTTTGACCGCAAGTATGTTCGCAACACATACTTTGGTAGCGTATCCAATTGTAAGTAAACTAGGAATTGCAAAAAATCAGGCAGTTGCCATAACTGTTGGAGGAACGATTTTAACGGATACAGCGGTTTTGATTATTTTGGCGATTATTATGGGAAGCAGTCAGGGAAATCTAAATCAGGCATTCTGGATAAAACTAACTGTTTCATTAGCAATATTCTCAGCGATTATGTTTTTTGTTATTCCGAGGATTGCAAAATGGTTCTTTAAGAAATTAGAAAGTGAGAAACACGCCCATTACATATTTGTACTTTCTGTAGTTTTCTTCGCCGCGTTTTTGGCCGAAGTAGCAGGAGTAGAGCCTATTATTGGAGCGTTTGTTGCCGGTTTGGCATTGAATCCATTAATTCCGCATTCGTCAGCATTGATGAATAGAATCGAGTTTATAGGAAACGCATTGTTTATTCCGTTTTTCCTGATTTCTGTGGGAATGTTGGTTGATATAAGCGTGATTCTTAGCGGACCAACGGCTTTAATTGTTGCCGGAACTTTGAGTGTTGTGGCTATTTTTGGAAAATGGATCGCAGCATTTTTCACCCAAATTGTTTTTAAATACACAAAGACAGAAAGACAACTTATTTTTGGATTAAGTAGTGCACACGCGGCGGCAACTCTGGCAGTTATTTTGGTTGGATTTAAAGCAAAAATTCTGGATGAAAACATCTTAAACGGAACCATCATTTTAATTCTGATTACTTGTATTGTAGCTTCTTTTGCTACAGAAAAAGCGGCTAAAAAGATTGCCATTTGCGAAGAAGAAATTTCGCATGAAGAAGCAAACAGTGATGAAATATTAGACGAACATATTTTAATTCCGTTGGCAAAAACTTCGGCTACAGCCAGTTTATTAGATTTTGCCCTTTTGATAAAAGATAAAAAATCAGCCAATCCGGTTACTTTATTAACGATTGTTCCTAATAACGATCAGGCCGAAAAAAATATATTAAAGTATCGAAAAGCCGTTGATAAATTTGTAATTCAAGGTTCAGCATCAGAAGTGAAAATTAATACGATTGCCAGAATTGACCACAATCCTGCAAGCGGAATTGCAAGAACTTCAAAAGAAATCATGTCAGATATTGTGATCGTTGGCTGGCCAAGAAAAACAGGTTTCTTAGATAAAATATTTGGTGAAAATGTTGATTCAATTATCAATAATGTAGACAAAAGTTTATTTATCTGTAGGTTTCAAAAAACATTTATCGAAGAGAAAAGATTGGTTTTCATTTGTCCTCCTTTTTCAGAAAGAGGCGTTGGATTCCATCTTTTGTTGCAGAAAATTTGCCGATTATCACAAGAATTAAGTATTCCGATTGTGATTTACGCCGAGTATAAAACACATCAAGCGATTCAACAAATCGCGACTAAGTTAAAATTGAATGCGAAGTTGGGCTTTAAAAGCATTTTAGATTGGGATAATTTTGAATCCATTTCAGATGAAATAAAACCAACAGATTTGATTGTCTTCAATTTATCCAGAAAAGGTTCGGTTTCCTATCATTCTATATTTGATAAATTGCCTCAGAAATTCGAAAGATCTTTCAACGATAACAACCTGATTTTGGTTTATGCTCAAGAAGATCGCAAAGAAACTTCGATGGATGCTTACGAAGATTTTACGGCAACACCATTGACAAAAGGTCTTGAAGCGATTGAGCAAATTGGTCGGGGTCTAGGCAATATTTTGAAGAAAAGCTAG
- a CDS encoding TIGR00730 family Rossman fold protein, whose protein sequence is MKRITVFCGSSFGTEKIYKEQATLLGQTLAKQNIELVYGGANVGLMGAVADGVLNEGGKVIGVLPNFLKSKEIAHLGLTELILVESMHERKTKMNDLCDGVIALPGGFGTLEELFEMLTWAQLGLHKKPIAILNINGFYDSLIELTKVMVEKGLLKDVNQQMLLVSDSIDDLLDQMQNYDPPTVGKWIDGKKL, encoded by the coding sequence ATGAAAAGAATAACAGTCTTCTGCGGATCAAGTTTTGGTACCGAAAAAATTTATAAAGAACAAGCAACATTACTTGGACAAACATTGGCCAAACAAAATATAGAATTAGTTTACGGCGGAGCAAACGTTGGTTTAATGGGCGCTGTTGCTGATGGCGTTCTTAATGAAGGCGGAAAAGTAATTGGAGTTCTCCCGAACTTTTTGAAATCTAAAGAAATCGCACATCTCGGTTTAACCGAATTGATTTTGGTCGAAAGTATGCACGAAAGAAAAACCAAGATGAACGATTTATGCGATGGCGTTATCGCGCTTCCGGGTGGTTTTGGAACTCTCGAAGAACTTTTTGAAATGCTGACCTGGGCACAATTAGGTTTGCATAAAAAACCAATCGCAATTCTAAACATCAACGGATTTTATGATTCCTTAATTGAATTAACGAAAGTTATGGTAGAGAAAGGTTTATTGAAAGATGTTAATCAGCAAATGCTTTTGGTGAGCGATAGTATTGATGATTTATTAGATCAGATGCAAAATTATGATCCTCCAACAGTTGGAAAATGGATTGATGGAAAAAAGCTTTAG
- a CDS encoding DUF2625 domain-containing protein: MTLRFSLITFLFLTFTITAQNKMKSVEELIDKKDPGWVIVEDWIKTAKNKVEVLPVDASKAKETLYNTQVTTRSSLGAVIFMTGGILVDDGWIRILGSGNSKFNRTLSDWNKGKTFKEFGETPSFVLIADDAIGGFYLLNGGGLGTDLGKVYYFSPDNLEYEPLDITYSEFLGFCFSNDLDKFYEGNRWNGWRQEVSKLKGDEVFNFYPFLWTAEGSDISKNSRKIIPVQEQYSLNIDLRKQLGFEQ; this comes from the coding sequence ATGACACTGAGGTTTTCCCTAATTACATTCCTGTTTTTGACTTTTACAATAACAGCACAAAACAAAATGAAAAGCGTTGAAGAACTTATAGACAAAAAAGATCCGGGTTGGGTAATTGTTGAAGACTGGATTAAAACGGCAAAAAACAAAGTTGAGGTTTTGCCCGTTGACGCTTCAAAAGCCAAAGAAACATTATATAATACTCAAGTTACAACACGTTCGTCATTGGGAGCGGTTATTTTTATGACTGGCGGAATTTTGGTTGATGATGGCTGGATTAGAATTCTGGGTTCGGGAAATTCAAAATTTAATCGTACACTTTCAGATTGGAATAAAGGAAAAACGTTTAAAGAGTTTGGTGAAACACCTTCTTTTGTATTAATTGCTGATGATGCAATTGGTGGTTTTTACCTTTTAAACGGAGGCGGATTAGGAACTGATTTAGGGAAGGTTTATTATTTTTCTCCGGATAATCTGGAATACGAACCACTTGATATTACGTATTCTGAATTTTTAGGATTTTGTTTTAGCAATGATTTGGATAAATTCTATGAAGGCAACAGATGGAATGGTTGGCGACAAGAAGTTTCGAAATTAAAAGGTGATGAGGTTTTTAATTTTTACCCTTTTCTATGGACCGCTGAAGGAAGCGATATTAGTAAAAATTCAAGAAAAATAATTCCGGTTCAGGAACAATACAGTTTAAATATTGATCTACGAAAACAACTTGGTTTTGAGCAATAG
- a CDS encoding acyltransferase: MQKKLYGLDHLRAFAICFVFLFHYQIPIFGYPEWLTGVAKFGWTGVDLFFVLSGFLISSQLFYKIKNGEKISFKNFFLKRFFRILPLFWFVTAIYFAFPFFREKEALPPLWKLLTFTQNFGLNIRDFGTFSHGWSLCVEEHFYLILPILLIFLQSTKFFNKSYWLLIVVFILGFAVRLYSWYSLYLPNIDKDDSWLFWYKFIYYPTYNRLDGLLIGVTIAAIYQFKPLLWNKLSKFGNLFLVISLLLLTGAYFLCYEERSFYATIFGFPLIGLGYGFMLIGAICPTCFLYKWNSKTTTFIATLSYGIYLTHKGIIHLTQQFLLRFNVDINSNFTLAICILSCLLIAFLLHESIEKPFMKLRTKYSAFASEMN; encoded by the coding sequence GTGCAGAAAAAATTATACGGATTAGATCATTTAAGAGCTTTTGCAATATGTTTTGTCTTCTTATTCCATTATCAAATCCCTATTTTCGGTTATCCTGAATGGTTGACAGGTGTAGCTAAATTTGGATGGACTGGTGTCGATTTATTTTTTGTTTTAAGCGGATTTTTAATTTCTTCTCAACTGTTTTATAAAATTAAAAATGGAGAAAAAATTTCCTTTAAAAATTTCTTCTTAAAACGTTTTTTCAGGATTCTTCCCCTCTTTTGGTTTGTTACTGCAATTTATTTTGCCTTTCCTTTTTTCAGAGAAAAAGAAGCACTTCCTCCTCTATGGAAATTACTAACTTTTACTCAAAACTTTGGATTGAATATAAGAGATTTTGGAACATTTTCTCATGGTTGGTCTCTTTGTGTTGAAGAACACTTTTATTTGATTTTACCAATTCTATTGATCTTTTTACAGTCAACTAAGTTTTTTAATAAATCGTATTGGTTATTAATTGTTGTATTTATTCTTGGATTTGCAGTTCGATTGTATAGTTGGTACAGTTTATATTTACCAAATATTGATAAAGACGATTCATGGCTTTTTTGGTATAAATTTATTTATTATCCAACATACAATCGTTTGGACGGGCTTTTAATAGGAGTTACAATTGCTGCGATCTACCAATTTAAACCTCTTTTATGGAATAAACTATCCAAATTTGGAAATCTTTTTTTAGTTATTAGCTTATTACTGTTAACAGGAGCATATTTTTTATGTTATGAAGAAAGATCTTTTTATGCTACAATTTTTGGATTCCCATTAATTGGCTTAGGATACGGTTTTATGCTTATAGGTGCAATATGTCCAACATGTTTTTTATATAAATGGAATTCAAAAACAACTACATTTATTGCTACGCTTTCTTATGGAATTTATTTAACACACAAAGGAATTATTCATCTTACACAACAATTTCTTTTGCGCTTTAATGTCGATATTAATAGTAATTTCACACTTGCAATTTGCATTTTATCATGTTTGTTAATTGCTTTTTTACTTCATGAATCAATAGAGAAACCATTCATGAAATTAAGAACAAAATACAGCGCATTTGCAAGCGAAATGAACTAA
- a CDS encoding VOC family protein, with amino-acid sequence MKHKAVSIRPFIGAKDFEISRSFYQDLGFEEGVLDPKFSVFKTGDLAFYLQDYYDKSWIENTMIFVEVEDVDYYYNELLKLNLTEKYGVKLTPTKHFDWGSECFLHDPSGVLWHFGNFSGKEYKK; translated from the coding sequence ATGAAACACAAAGCAGTATCAATCCGACCATTTATTGGAGCCAAAGATTTTGAAATCTCCAGAAGCTTCTATCAGGATTTAGGTTTTGAAGAAGGCGTTTTAGATCCAAAGTTTTCTGTTTTTAAAACAGGAGATTTAGCCTTTTATCTTCAGGATTATTATGATAAAAGCTGGATTGAAAACACAATGATTTTTGTCGAAGTCGAAGATGTTGATTATTATTACAACGAACTTTTGAAACTCAATCTGACAGAGAAATACGGCGTAAAATTAACTCCAACAAAACATTTTGATTGGGGAAGCGAATGTTTTTTACACGATCCATCCGGAGTTTTGTGGCATTTTGGGAATTTTTCTGGTAAAGAGTATAAAAAATAG
- a CDS encoding AraC family transcriptional regulator, producing MEIRNLYHPFELQFLEVSEYEVKERKNTFFEMVFVLEGKGIQIINDHRLPYSNDKLFLIFPQDTHSFEVIEKTKFFFIRFHDSYLKTQSNDWIQKLEFIFHNHNHLPGCILKTVTDKPLLRAMVEALIREESSNFPQQQEVIKQILNTIITIAARNISLISPLALNQSNAESSLDLLNYVHHNIYQPEELKATKMALKFNVSPTYISEYFKTKTGQSIQQYTIAYKVKLIETRLKFTNMQINEIVYEFGFSDASHLNRLFKKYTGLNPSDYKKQFKK from the coding sequence ATGGAAATTAGAAACTTATACCATCCTTTTGAACTTCAGTTTTTGGAAGTTTCGGAATATGAAGTCAAAGAACGTAAAAATACTTTTTTTGAAATGGTTTTTGTTTTAGAAGGGAAAGGAATTCAGATAATCAACGATCATCGATTGCCTTATAGCAACGATAAATTGTTTTTGATTTTTCCGCAAGATACGCATAGTTTTGAGGTTATAGAGAAAACAAAGTTTTTCTTTATCAGATTTCATGACAGTTATCTCAAAACACAAAGCAACGACTGGATTCAGAAATTGGAGTTTATCTTTCACAACCACAATCATTTACCGGGATGTATTTTAAAAACCGTAACCGATAAACCTTTGTTGCGTGCAATGGTAGAAGCGTTGATTAGAGAAGAAAGCAGTAATTTTCCGCAGCAGCAAGAAGTAATCAAACAAATTTTGAATACTATTATTACGATTGCTGCCAGAAATATTTCGCTTATTTCGCCACTTGCTCTTAATCAATCTAATGCAGAGTCCAGTTTAGATTTACTGAATTATGTGCATCATAATATTTATCAGCCGGAGGAATTAAAAGCAACAAAAATGGCTTTAAAATTCAATGTTTCGCCTACTTATATTAGTGAGTATTTTAAAACTAAAACGGGACAAAGCATTCAGCAATATACGATTGCCTACAAAGTAAAACTCATCGAAACCAGATTGAAATTTACTAATATGCAAATCAATGAAATTGTGTACGAGTTTGGTTTTAGCGATGCGAGCCACCTGAATCGATTGTTTAAAAAATATACAGGATTGAATCCGAGTGATTATAAGAAGCAGTTTAAAAAATAG
- a CDS encoding iron chaperone, whose translation METKKPSNIDEYIGTFPNDVQEILEKVRMTIQKAAPDAKEKISYSMPAFEQNGIVVYFAAFKNHIGLYALPSGHEAFAAELSKYKSGKGSVQFPLNQPMPFDLITKIVKFRVKQNLEKVKKK comes from the coding sequence ATGGAAACCAAGAAACCTTCAAATATCGACGAATACATTGGCACATTCCCAAATGATGTTCAGGAAATTTTGGAGAAAGTTAGAATGACAATTCAAAAAGCGGCTCCGGATGCCAAAGAAAAAATCAGTTATTCGATGCCGGCTTTTGAGCAAAACGGAATTGTGGTTTATTTTGCTGCCTTCAAAAATCATATTGGTTTGTATGCTTTACCAAGCGGACACGAAGCTTTTGCGGCTGAACTTTCGAAATATAAATCAGGGAAAGGTTCTGTACAATTTCCTTTAAATCAACCAATGCCTTTTGACTTAATCACAAAAATTGTGAAATTCAGAGTAAAGCAAAATCTCGAAAAAGTCAAAAAGAAATAA
- a CDS encoding DoxX family membrane protein → METTSFLLLRLAIAISMFGHGLVRLPKLTTFSNWMIGSFENSMLPKFIVTPFSYILPIAEFAIGLLLLLGLFTKPSLIAGGIVMLALLFGTSMIENWEAVPSQLIHIAFFALLLHFIDSNSWAIDLLIKK, encoded by the coding sequence ATGGAAACAACCTCTTTTTTATTATTACGCCTTGCCATCGCCATTAGCATGTTTGGACACGGATTGGTACGCTTACCAAAACTAACCACTTTCAGTAATTGGATGATTGGCAGTTTTGAAAATTCTATGTTACCAAAATTCATCGTAACACCTTTTAGCTACATTTTACCAATAGCCGAATTCGCAATTGGTTTACTCCTATTGCTTGGCTTGTTTACGAAACCATCCTTAATTGCCGGAGGCATTGTAATGCTTGCCTTATTATTTGGAACATCAATGATTGAGAACTGGGAAGCAGTTCCATCACAACTTATTCATATTGCATTTTTTGCCTTATTATTACATTTTATTGATTCGAATAGCTGGGCAATTGATTTATTAATTAAAAAATAA
- a CDS encoding 2'-5' RNA ligase family protein — protein sequence MNLQEHYNELYKKSSEAILAGNYKLDSQINDKSDSRFGITLLIRPSETIKANIQLFLDKLKAIDPLQYYYPDSDIHITVMSIISCYEGFSLDKIIIADYVEIIKKSLIDVNEIKIKFQGVTASPSALMIQGFPTDESLNNLREKLRENFKKSTLQQSIDSRYAIATAHSTVLRFQEKLQNPKQLIDVAEKFRDFDFGEFKVENIELVYNDWYQREENTVDLYPFYLR from the coding sequence ATGAATTTACAAGAACACTATAACGAACTTTACAAAAAATCTTCTGAAGCTATTTTAGCAGGAAATTACAAACTGGATTCTCAAATTAATGACAAATCTGATTCGCGTTTTGGGATTACATTATTAATCAGACCAAGCGAAACTATTAAGGCTAATATCCAGTTGTTTTTAGACAAATTAAAAGCGATCGATCCTTTACAATATTATTATCCGGATTCTGATATTCATATTACTGTAATGTCGATTATTTCGTGTTATGAAGGTTTTAGTTTAGACAAAATTATAATTGCAGATTACGTTGAAATTATCAAAAAAAGTCTGATCGATGTCAACGAAATCAAAATTAAATTTCAAGGCGTTACAGCTTCACCTTCTGCTTTGATGATTCAAGGTTTTCCAACGGATGAATCTCTTAATAACTTACGCGAGAAACTACGCGAGAATTTTAAAAAGTCAACTTTACAACAAAGTATTGATAGCCGATATGCCATTGCAACTGCACATTCTACTGTTTTAAGATTTCAGGAAAAGCTTCAAAATCCAAAACAATTAATAGATGTTGCAGAGAAATTTCGTGATTTTGATTTCGGGGAATTTAAAGTCGAAAATATTGAATTAGTTTATAATGATTGGTATCAAAGAGAAGAAAATACGGTTGATTTATATCCTTTTTATTTAAGATAA
- a CDS encoding GNAT family N-acetyltransferase — translation MISNFNLQPEILENEVSKLIPLKDNHFEALFEAASDPLIWEQNPVKNRYEREAFKTYFDIIITKNPFLIIDKQTNEIMGTSSFYDYNPEKSSVGIGYTFISRKFWGGPYNKSNKKLMIDYAFQHVNSVLFHIGAENFRSQKAVLKLGAEKINDILFSVNGVDLPYFEYELKK, via the coding sequence ATGATATCAAATTTTAACTTACAACCTGAAATTTTAGAAAATGAAGTTTCAAAGTTAATCCCGTTAAAAGATAACCATTTTGAAGCATTATTTGAAGCTGCTTCCGACCCGTTAATTTGGGAACAAAATCCTGTAAAAAACAGATATGAAAGAGAAGCTTTCAAAACTTATTTTGATATCATAATTACAAAAAATCCGTTCTTAATTATTGATAAGCAAACCAATGAAATAATGGGAACAAGCAGTTTTTATGATTATAATCCGGAAAAATCCAGCGTTGGGATTGGCTACACGTTTATATCCAGAAAATTTTGGGGAGGACCATATAACAAATCAAACAAAAAATTAATGATCGATTATGCTTTTCAGCACGTTAATTCGGTACTTTTCCATATTGGAGCAGAAAATTTCCGTTCGCAGAAAGCCGTTTTAAAACTCGGAGCAGAAAAAATCAATGATATTCTATTTAGCGTGAATGGAGTTGATTTACCGTATTTTGAATATGAATTGAAAAAATAA
- a CDS encoding polysaccharide deacetylase family protein, which produces MSSRRNFIKQTGIIGMVGMMNPLETFSEVSKTAPLFTPQKTKWADGSRLIVSISMQFEAGGQPQNAESPFPQNIQKGYIDLPAATWYEYGYKEGVPRMLDNWDKLGVKVTSHMVGTAVLKNPQLAKEIVQRGHEAAAHGMSWSTQYTMPYDEEKKFIKDGVDAIKSVTGFTPVGYNANWLRRGTNTLEILQELGFKYHIDDLSRDEPFIIQVKNKDFAVIPYTIRCNDIVLIEGKNFSADQFLQQAKMEFDQLYAESETQRRQMSISFHDRIGGTPQMVKATTDLIKYMQQHQGVSFKRKDEIAEIALHDKTTIRE; this is translated from the coding sequence ATGAGTTCAAGACGAAATTTTATAAAACAAACCGGAATTATCGGTATGGTTGGAATGATGAATCCTCTGGAAACTTTTTCGGAAGTTTCAAAAACGGCTCCTTTATTTACGCCTCAAAAAACAAAATGGGCGGATGGTTCCAGATTAATTGTTTCTATTTCGATGCAATTTGAAGCTGGTGGACAACCCCAAAATGCAGAAAGTCCATTTCCTCAAAATATACAAAAAGGATACATTGATCTTCCTGCTGCAACCTGGTACGAATACGGTTATAAAGAAGGTGTTCCGAGAATGCTGGACAATTGGGATAAATTAGGCGTAAAAGTGACTTCGCATATGGTAGGAACTGCGGTTTTGAAAAATCCTCAACTCGCCAAAGAAATTGTACAAAGAGGTCATGAAGCTGCTGCGCACGGAATGAGCTGGAGTACGCAATACACAATGCCTTATGACGAAGAAAAGAAATTCATAAAAGATGGTGTTGACGCCATAAAAAGTGTTACAGGTTTTACACCGGTTGGTTACAATGCAAACTGGCTTCGCCGCGGAACAAACACTTTAGAAATCCTTCAAGAACTTGGTTTTAAATACCATATTGATGATTTAAGTCGAGATGAACCTTTTATTATTCAGGTAAAAAACAAAGATTTTGCTGTGATTCCGTATACAATTCGATGTAATGATATTGTTTTAATTGAAGGAAAAAACTTTTCGGCAGATCAGTTTTTACAACAAGCCAAAATGGAATTTGACCAACTTTATGCCGAAAGTGAAACACAACGCCGACAAATGTCTATTAGTTTTCATGATCGCATTGGCGGAACTCCACAAATGGTAAAAGCGACAACAGATCTTATAAAATACATGCAACAACATCAAGGCGTAAGCTTTAAACGTAAAGATGAAATTGCCGAAATCGCTTTGCACGACAAAACAACTATAAGAGAATAA
- a CDS encoding SRPBCC family protein, translating into MKVENNHFAKAEMLIRKPVSEVFQAFIDPEITRKFWFTKGSGKLEQDTKTEWTWEMYGFSLTVTTHVLQENKKIVIEWGNPDETTLVEWIFTPLNENETFVSITNSGLKGDSDKIIDQVRNSTEGFTLVLAGAKAYLEHNILLNLVLDRFPKGLA; encoded by the coding sequence ATGAAAGTAGAAAACAACCACTTCGCAAAAGCCGAAATGCTGATTAGAAAACCTGTTTCAGAAGTTTTTCAGGCTTTTATTGATCCGGAAATCACCCGCAAATTTTGGTTTACCAAAGGTTCCGGAAAATTAGAACAGGACACAAAAACCGAATGGACATGGGAAATGTATGGGTTTTCGTTAACGGTGACAACGCATGTTTTACAGGAAAATAAAAAAATTGTAATCGAATGGGGAAATCCTGATGAAACCACTTTGGTCGAATGGATTTTTACTCCGTTAAACGAAAATGAAACTTTTGTGAGCATTACAAATTCCGGTTTAAAAGGAGATTCAGATAAAATAATCGATCAGGTTCGCAATTCTACAGAAGGTTTTACGTTAGTTTTGGCTGGAGCCAAAGCGTATTTAGAACATAATATTTTGTTGAATTTGGTCTTGGATCGTTTTCCGAAAGGTCTTGCGTAA